The Chloroflexota bacterium genome has a window encoding:
- a CDS encoding ABC transporter permease, which yields MTAETRSGAGPAPLAGSSRGLRARFGRAAPFLPGLFVLVFLFLTPMVIMFVFSFWRTDSDFNMVPDWNLNNYLRFFEVPTYLRTFAKTLIMATMVTTAGLAIALPFAYFLVRYVSRRMQRAILLAVIVPFWTSYLLRVYAWQAILGEHGALNQLLMGIGLIKQPSELLVYNDPGVFLVLVYVYFPFAVLALYAALEKFDFTQLHAAQDLGARPDQAFRHILLPQIRPGIITACIFVFIPILGEFLTPTLIGGAQSSLIANLVVNFFRGAQFPEGAALAIVIAGFVTVVMIIFRKSLRVEDVVARG from the coding sequence ATGACCGCAGAAACCCGCAGCGGAGCCGGCCCGGCTCCGCTGGCGGGATCCTCCCGTGGCTTACGGGCGCGATTCGGACGGGCTGCCCCGTTCCTGCCGGGCCTGTTCGTGCTGGTCTTCCTGTTCCTGACCCCGATGGTCATCATGTTCGTGTTCAGCTTCTGGCGCACGGACTCCGACTTCAACATGGTCCCCGACTGGAATCTGAACAACTACCTTAGGTTCTTCGAGGTCCCCACCTACCTGCGGACGTTCGCCAAGACCCTGATCATGGCCACTATGGTGACCACCGCCGGCCTGGCCATCGCCCTGCCGTTCGCGTACTTCCTCGTGCGCTATGTCAGTCGCCGCATGCAGCGGGCGATCCTTCTGGCGGTGATCGTGCCGTTCTGGACCAGCTACCTGCTCCGGGTGTACGCCTGGCAGGCCATCCTGGGCGAGCACGGCGCGCTCAACCAGCTGCTCATGGGCATCGGCCTGATCAAGCAGCCCTCGGAGCTCCTCGTCTATAACGACCCGGGCGTCTTCCTGGTGCTGGTCTACGTCTACTTCCCGTTCGCGGTGCTCGCCCTGTACGCGGCACTCGAGAAGTTCGATTTCACCCAGCTCCATGCGGCGCAGGACCTAGGCGCCCGCCCGGACCAGGCGTTCCGGCACATCCTGTTGCCCCAGATCCGGCCGGGGATCATCACCGCCTGCATCTTCGTCTTCATCCCCATCCTCGGCGAGTTCCTCACCCCGACGCTGATCGGTGGCGCCCAGAGCAGCCTGATCGCGAACCTGGTGGTGAACTTCTTCCGAGGCGCCCAGTTCCCGGAAGGAGCCGCCCTGGCGATCGTCATCGCAGGCTTCGTGACCGTGGTGATGATCATCTTCCGGAAGTCGCTGCGGGTCGAGGATGTCGTGGCTCGTGGCTAA
- a CDS encoding LLM class flavin-dependent oxidoreductase: MGFQVWGQAASWHDLMAAGERIETLGFASLFANDHLMPILGDADGPILGAQGPVFEGWMTLGAWAARTKRVPLGVMVCGVGYRNVGLTVKMATALDHASDGRAMLGLGAGWHEPEHRAFGYEMLSLGDRISRLDEASRVARGMLNGESVTYDGRWVSGHDLRNDPPPVQARMPLLIGGSGEKRTLRIVARDADIWNGEGDPATYAHKSAVLDQHCTEIGRDPGTIRRTVGIQPICIRETRAAAVEALTAILARQGGSADRARAWAGRSPLADTQDSVIRLLRAWHAAGAEEAIVDLPTPLDDETIERLAGPVRERLA; encoded by the coding sequence GTGGGATTCCAGGTCTGGGGACAGGCCGCTTCGTGGCACGACCTCATGGCGGCCGGCGAGCGGATTGAGACGCTCGGGTTCGCCAGCCTCTTCGCCAACGATCACCTGATGCCGATCCTCGGCGACGCCGACGGGCCGATCCTCGGCGCACAGGGGCCGGTGTTCGAGGGTTGGATGACCCTTGGCGCCTGGGCGGCACGGACGAAGCGGGTACCTCTGGGCGTGATGGTCTGCGGCGTGGGCTACCGCAACGTGGGCCTCACGGTGAAGATGGCGACGGCGCTCGACCACGCCAGCGACGGCCGGGCAATGCTTGGCTTGGGAGCCGGTTGGCACGAGCCCGAACATCGGGCGTTCGGCTACGAGATGCTTTCGCTGGGCGATCGAATCAGCCGGCTGGACGAAGCGAGCAGGGTAGCCCGCGGGATGCTCAACGGCGAATCCGTCACGTACGACGGCCGCTGGGTGAGCGGCCACGACTTGCGCAACGACCCGCCCCCGGTCCAGGCTCGGATGCCCCTCCTGATCGGGGGCAGCGGCGAGAAGCGAACCCTCCGAATCGTGGCCCGCGACGCGGACATCTGGAACGGCGAGGGCGATCCGGCGACCTACGCCCACAAGAGCGCGGTACTGGACCAGCATTGCACCGAGATCGGCCGCGATCCAGGCACGATCCGGCGGACGGTTGGGATTCAGCCGATCTGCATCCGGGAGACGCGGGCGGCTGCCGTCGAGGCGTTGACCGCGATCCTCGCCAGGCAGGGCGGCAGCGCCGATCGGGCCAGGGCGTGGGCGGGGCGCTCGCCGCTGGCGGACACCCAGGACAGCGTGATCCGACTCCTTCGAGCCTGGCACGCCGCCGGGGCCGAGGAGGCGATCGTCGATCTGCCCACGCCGCTCGACGACGAGACGATCGAACGCCTGGCCGGGCCCGTCCGGGAACGTCTGGCGTGA
- a CDS encoding ABC transporter permease → MPVSPVARQTRGCLTLLAGAVLAFLYLPIAFLILFSFESAETPGLPITGLTLRWYGEMLQDSAIHTAVLNSIEVAAIVTLLATIIGTMAAFPLVRGGIRFPGTARLLFTMPIMIPGVLIGIGLLIFFRQALNLQLGLNTVIAGHLVFTTPFVVLIVAARLQGFDRRLEWAAADLGANNRQTLRLIVLPLIAPAIIAGALLSVTLSIDEFVITFFTIGPQLTLPLYIYTQIKFGVTPEVNAVATVILVATLGAFAVGSLLLSGTRRLRRRAAE, encoded by the coding sequence ATGCCGGTCAGCCCGGTTGCCCGTCAGACCCGCGGCTGCCTGACCCTCCTGGCCGGGGCCGTCCTGGCCTTCCTCTACTTGCCGATCGCGTTCCTCATCCTGTTCTCGTTCGAAAGCGCGGAGACGCCGGGCTTGCCGATCACCGGCCTCACCCTGCGCTGGTACGGGGAGATGCTCCAGGACAGCGCGATTCACACGGCCGTCCTCAACTCCATCGAAGTCGCGGCCATCGTGACTCTCCTGGCCACGATCATCGGGACGATGGCCGCCTTCCCGTTGGTGCGTGGCGGGATCCGCTTCCCCGGTACCGCGCGCCTGCTGTTCACGATGCCGATCATGATCCCGGGCGTGCTGATCGGGATTGGCCTGCTCATCTTCTTCCGGCAGGCGTTGAACCTCCAACTCGGCCTGAACACCGTGATCGCCGGCCATCTCGTCTTCACCACGCCGTTCGTGGTCCTCATCGTGGCCGCCCGGCTGCAGGGATTCGATCGGCGACTCGAGTGGGCCGCGGCCGATCTCGGGGCGAACAATCGGCAGACCCTCCGGCTCATCGTCCTGCCGCTGATCGCGCCGGCGATCATCGCCGGAGCCCTCCTCAGCGTCACTCTCTCGATCGACGAGTTCGTGATCACGTTCTTCACGATTGGGCCGCAGTTGACCCTGCCGCTCTACATCTACACCCAGATCAAGTTCGGGGTCACCCCGGAGGTCAACGCGGTCGCGACTGTGATCCTGGTCGCGACGCTGGGGGCGTTCGCCGTCGGCTCGCTCCTGCTGAGCGGAACCCGCCGGCTCCGGCGCCGGGCGGCCGAATGA